GATCACCTCTCTTATCATAGTGAGAAGCTAGCTGTGGCATACGGTCTGATGAAAACGCCAGAGAACTCACCATTGTACGTTACTAAAAACGTGAGGATATGTGATGATTGTCACTCTGCAATTAAGCTTATCTCCAAGGTCTCAAAACGATACATAGTTATCAGAGATTCCAACCGGTTCCATCATTTCCGTGATGGTAAGTGTTCTTGTTGTGATTACTGGTGAAGGTTTTGAATCGAAAGCTGATTAGTGTGACGGAGACCTCTTGCTTTCTCTATTGCGGCCTCATCATAAGTAGTGATAAAATAAGTTGCTATTCATTTCTTGAGATCTCTAATCATCAATTTGTAGGTGTAAATAGTGTCTAACAGTTCGGTTTTTGTTAGGCTTAGCCTCTATGTTTTGGCAGATTATTCATGTCTGTGACAATTGTTTCCAAACTCATTGGTTTTTAGGGGGCTTTTGATACGAAAGTTTAGAAATTTATACATGGTTCTGAGACAACAATATTAACAGACACAATCTCAAAGCATGCATAAAGAAAAGAAGTGATACGACTTCAGCAGAAGTTGTTCtccatgaatttcacaaatccaTAGAAATCGATTCTTCCGTCTTTATTTCCATCGAATGATCTGATCATTCTCTTGCAACTCTCAAGGTTAGATCCTTGCTTGAAGCCAAGGACAGTCAAAACTCTTTGCAAATCTATTGGATGGATAAACCCATCTCTGTTTTCATCAAAGACATCAAAAGCTTGTTTCACTTCCTCCAAGCTTGGCTCTTTCTCTTCAAAAATATTGGAAAGATCCTCGGAACTGTATCGTTTTTGAAGTCCCTCGCTTCCTGGATAGGCGAGAAGTCCTAAACTCTTCATCACCATCACTACATCTTCTCTGAAAAGACCGTCATCTTCGCGTTTGATCGAAGTTTGGAACTCGAgatctttgctcttcttctcgGAAACACATTGCTGGTGGTGCTGAAGAAGAGGCCAGAACCTTGAGAAAAAAGTCTGAGCAAAAGAAACCCATCTGAAAAAACTGATgaggaagaagttgatcagaccaaacaaagggaaagaaaaagaagaggactGATCGCATTTAGAGAGtgaactcttcttctccatggtTATAAAGCTATATAACTGGTTCTCAGTCATAACTTGAtgttaaagttatatttttgataaaactaAACTAGGCAAATGAATGAATCACAAAGTAGTAAATGTTAAGGAGTAGATGTGGGAGATATGAGTTTGTTTCATATCATGatatgagttatatatatatatatatatatatatatatatatacatga
The sequence above is a segment of the Camelina sativa cultivar DH55 chromosome 10, Cs, whole genome shotgun sequence genome. Coding sequences within it:
- the LOC104719612 gene encoding probable calcium-binding protein CML45, coding for MTENQLYSFITMEKKSSLSKCDQSSSFSFPLFGLINFFLISFFRWVSFAQTFFSRFWPLLQHHQQCVSEKKSKDLEFQTSIKREDDGLFREDVVMVMKSLGLLAYPGSEGLQKRYSSEDLSNIFEEKEPSLEEVKQAFDVFDENRDGFIHPIDLQRVLTVLGFKQGSNLESCKRMIRSFDGNKDGRIDFYGFVKFMENNFC